ATGCACAACACTGTTGCTTGATTAGCGTCTTGTACGTCCTGAACACTCACAGAAAAGGTATTATACTTAGTCAGTGGAGGACTAGTATGTGAACCGTTAATAACAGATTGTGATACCTACTTCAATATCCATTCATGGAAACAATCTGTCAATTAACTATTGGGAAGATGAATATAAGTCTCAGTACTACTTGTTGACATTTAGACACTACTCTATTAAAGACGAATAGCTGAATCTTTGCTGGTTGAATTGGCTCTAATCTAATCTTATTTCATGACTCATTACTCTACGAACTGCTCAACTTCTCTCTAAGTCGAGAATTCTCCGCTTCGAGCTCTCGAAACCGTCTCTGCGCCTCCTTGTCTTCTATCACTCTTCTTTCTCGTTCCGCCTTCCACTTGTAACGAAGATCTTCCATCCGCAACTTAGAAATAGGCGAGTCATCGTAATCGAGCTCTAATTCTTGCTCATAAGTCTCTATTTGTTTATACAACGTGTTCTTTTCCATCTCTAAGTTGCGAATCCGCTGCTGAAGCTCATTCATGGCATCTTTATGGGCTCCTTTGAGTTGGTGATCATTCTCTCtgagaagaagtcgaaCATGGTCGTTAACGAGAATATCAATAGCTCTTGCAAAATACTCGAATATAGACTTGTGCTGGTCTCGTATATAATCGATTTCGTGGTTCTCCCATGGGGTCAGATCCTCCTTCTCTACTACACGTTTGCGcaaattttcaaacttcttcttgggatCCTTCAACGAGGCGTCATCAGcaatcttgttgaaagacTTTATGAGTTTTTGAAACTCGACCAAATCAAACAGGAGCAATTCCAGAAACTGGTACTCTAGCACATTGAATTGTCTCTTGGCTGCTGTTGAATCACTGCCGTGATTTACTACTGCCAATTCCGTTACTTTCTGGGTCAAGCTCTCAATAGTAGACTTGagactttcttctttcagtTTAAGAGTGTCTACAGCATACGAAAGTTTAATTTTCTCAGCGTTTAACTTCCGTTGTTTCTCTACGGCAATCTCTAAATCGAGTCTGAGTTTCTCGGTGATCTTTTCCTCTCCTCGATACGCCAGAATTTCACTCTGCtttctttgcaattgattTGTTAACGACGTTATGgtgttttctttgtcttccTTGTACTTTTTCTGTTGGTTGGTCAACTCGTCAAACTCTTCACTCAAAGCGTCGTATGCTCGTTTCAACTCTAATAGCTCTTCTCGTAAAGAATCCTCATTTTTCGAACTCAGAGAGCTGTTTTTACTAGATGATTTGCTCATACTAATGGAAAAGTTGTTTTCCTTCTCCTGTTCCTGATATTGTTGTAATTTGGACTTGTGATCCTCGAGTTGTGCGAGCAAACGTGCATTTTCTTCTCGCAAATTATTGTCTGTTTCATTCTCATCAATTGTTCTGCAAAGCTGACTGAACTTCTCCGATATCATTTGgaaattcttctttattgCTTTTGAGTCTTCGGCTTCCTTGAATAGGTCTTGTTCCAATTTCTCAGTTTCGAACTTTTGCTTGTTGAATTTATCTTCCAAGCTGTTTACAGTGGTAGTCAATTGCTCGATTAACTCTACAGAGAAAGCTGTATCCTCCTTCGGCTTTTGGATGCCGTGATCTGAAGCTGGCGGAGATACGTACAGAGTCTGATTCGTCTCTAGTCTTGTGTTTAGTTCTAGCTTCAAAACTTGTAGTTTGACTTCGATCTTGGAAGTCTTTGTCTTCAAGCACTGAAGCAAAGCCTGCCTAGACGAAAGTGATGTAGCTGGATCGATAATCAATGTCTGCAATATCTCATCTAGAGTATATGAacaatcttcaatgtaCTGTGAGGAAGCCTGTAGTTGTATTTCTTTGTCGTGTaattgagattgaaaagaCTCCAAATTTGCATACAAGTCTTGGTTCAACTGGAAGATCTCATTATAGTCCTGCTGCAAATTATCGTATTCTGCTCTGTAACTACTTTTCACACTGTGTGCTGGTGATAAGCCATGCAAGTCATTCTGAATATGTTGGAGCTCTTCTAGGTCAAAGCCGGGCTGGTTGAGTTCTCTGGCTCTGTCTATGattttctgaagaaactgcTTGAgcatttgaatttggatTCGATAACTTGTGACTTGCTTATTGAGATCGTCTATTTTCGATTCTGTAGACACTTCGTTATGGACATTTCTCGTCCCAAACTTGCCATTGCTACCCAGAATCGTGCTACTAGCATACGGCAACGACGGTGGACGACCGTTATCCCGTGTTGGAGTATATGTTGACGCGGTTCTGAGTTTTCTCCAAGGTGTTATGGGGCTGGtctttgttggttttgtcGAAAGGTGGCTCAAAGTCGCAGTGAAATTGCTGTTAGAAGTCGATAACCGTTGCGGACTGACGTCAAAATTGAGATCGTGGTCAAGCTGGGCACGAGTATCGTTGTAACGGGTCGTATCAATCGTCGAATTGTGGAAACTGGTATCGTTTTCATGTCTCATTTGCATGGCTGTTCTCGTGGACTTGAGCTCGTGACTGGCCAACGACTCACGGAAACTGGCAATGCTGGCTCCAAGACTGTCGTTGGAATGGTTATTGTCCTGGAAGGGGGAAATCTCTTTGTTGTCGAACGAATTGTCGTTCTCTGTGCCTATCTGTGACTTATTGtgattttgtagatttggaagactttgaaaatttggaagatttggaagatcttcaagatttcctttgtcttcttctactacgAGATATGTATCTTGGCTTCTTTGAGCTTTAACTATGTCTTGTGAACTTCTTTGTATTTGTGCTAGGTCTTGTTTATCTGGTACTATGTCTTGTAGATTATGTTGTACTGTCTCTTGCTGGTTGATTTGTAGCTTGTCTTGAATGCGATCACTCAATTCTTCGGCTTGGTCCTCTTGGTTTTCTGGATCTGAGATGAAAGGGCTAGAGCTACGTGTCGTACTTATATCGCCTTTGTTGTTCACAAATCGGAAACTGTTTTCGTCTCTGTAGTCAAGATTGTCATCATATTCCTGAGACGATTCTCTGGAGAAAGACGACATGCTGGATCATCTACTCTTGTTTCAGGAAATAGGACCGTTTCAGATTTGTATCCAGATTCAATTCCAGGTTTCACAATTGTTTGACAGAGTAGCCTTCCAGTGAAATATTTGTTGATGTTTGCATGTAAGAGAATCATCGTAAATTTAGCGAGAACGCGACTGAAAAATAAGGCACAACTTCGAGGCTCTACAAGATGAGATGAAGTCATAAAAGAGCAACTAAAATACAGACTAATATAAGAAATTATCGGAATTGAGTACTATACGCCTATGGTAATTTTCAGTGTTTACATCAGTATAAAATTTCAGCATGGTGGATTAGTCTTGGGCTTTCTATCTAGTCTTCAGTACAATAAGCTAGTCTagttccttctacttcaGTATTGTCTCTTGTGCACTTTCCAGCGTAATTCTATAGATTTAGTATCGTATGACTGGTGTAACTGGTGCAACTGAATACTTTCTAAGGCTACTTCTTTCTACtgttttttcttttctcttcttttattCATTTATTGAATCTACGATTCCATCTCCTCGTCCTCGTCCTCTTCATCGTCCTCTTCAGCATACTTCTTAGCTTCTTCGAACAAGTCATCAGGAACGAATTCATGCCTTCCCttagtttcttcaatagaaATCCAGGAGATTTCCAACTCGTAGTCCTTGTCCTTGTTGTCTTCGTGAGCGAGATGGATAATCTTGGCAGCAGACTTGACGGCTTCCCTCGCAGTCAACTCATCGTagttcaacttttccaactcagACTTGGCTGTCTGTCTACCTTTACCAGTTGCAGCGCCAGAGTAGCCCCAGCATGAGCCACTGGGCTCAATCATGTACAAATGGGGTCCGTTTTCATCTACTCCTCCTACAATAGAAACAACACCAAACGGTCTAACGGAGTTGTAGCAAGTGTAGTTTTGCACGTAGATGCCCAATCTGTCCATGAGGTGAGGCACCGAAACTGGAGTCTTATATATGGACTTGAACGACTGAGCTTCGTCTCTGCCTCTATTCACAAAATGACGGCCGTCGGGTAAAAGCCCCGAGTACACTACACCAATGTGTCTGTCAATGGTCTGGATTCTTTTATTCTTGCCAGGGACCAACAACTTCGAGTTTATGATCTTTTCTACTGCCAACACTATTCCGTCTTTGCATTTGATTCCGATAGATGTTCCGCCGTTTTCCACTGCCTTCATGGCGTATTCGACCTGGAAGTTTCTTCCATCTAAATGTGTTAGTAAACCgaactttgaagaatacgaagTATTGATGACGTCaatgaaatgaaatatGGTATCGATATCAACACGATATGAAAGAAGGAATAATGTCAATGTGGATACCAGTAGGATTACAATGTCAAGAAACATCAGGAATTGTAAAATGAACATTATTTCAACATCAAAGAAGTACAAGGGACAAGTCTCAATCAAT
This window of the Scheffersomyces stipitis CBS 6054 chromosome 6, complete sequence genome carries:
- a CDS encoding proteasome component YC1 (go_component proteasome core complex (sensu Eukaryota)~go_function endopeptidase activity~go_process ubiquitin-dependent protein catabolism); the protein is GTGYDLSNSVFSPDGRNFQVEYAMKAVENGGTSIGIKCKDGIVLAVEKIINSKLLVPGKNKRIQTIDRHIGVVYSGLLPDGRHFVNRGRDEAQSFKSIYKTPVSVPHLMDRLGIYVQNYTCYNSVRPFGVVSIVGGVDENGPHLYMIEPSGSCWGYSGAATGKGRQTAKSELEKLNYDELTAREAVKSAAKIIHLAHEDNKDKDYELEISWISIEETKGRHEFVPDDLFEEAKKYAEEDDEEDEDEEMES